Proteins found in one Xenopus laevis strain J_2021 chromosome 1L, Xenopus_laevis_v10.1, whole genome shotgun sequence genomic segment:
- the znf219.L gene encoding zinc finger protein 219 isoform X2, whose amino-acid sequence MRPIESIAHILLLQETEQSPLPLEEIIPYTLAMDSIPPHLCHSSPKSSTSSPVSPLPLPQVMPQLANRPPASPPPPLSPVHISPPPASNSPTPTASLPHVTCLSLSTHSSSPLAPISPPAASLPLSPSTVSPSPSPVSLCPTTDSMSAQRVTLCPPSVSPSPPVIPLSPPPPPISPSDDFTSPEPASLCPPAVSPAPSPPATSVSPSIPTMTPSPQNPESSPIFSLPPASPSPPPSSLSPSRASPSPTSPLPSPSAPESLLGLSFADEELDLQRHSNGFADGAGSKSRQFPCNICGKQFRFISILSLHASTHRVRGPLTLGRGGPKTQYAVNTQRSLLLGPQCQKDTPYSVIKNSTPEDVEQKVPLLTVPAPLRHPCPFCKGKFRKAAELERHLRILHRPYKCHLCDFAASQEGELVGHVEKKHAAPQQPKPLPPPLPTPAPSPALPPAEFKCEICSQSFTQSWFLKGHMRKHKDSFDHRCSVCGRCFKESWFLKNHMKVHLGKIKGVGGQDPPAHQPPQSAHTTTSSQSPPSSRLLGYQSFYSGLLLRLPPPGDATCSQMLQATARAVQGGEGNQDGSGATGRLQALGVMDKNGWSVNASQAERSRGTSGRDCPFCAKSFRSSHHLKVHLRVHTGERPYKCPHCSYAGTQSGSLKYHLQRHHRDSKLSSGVPLRSKSIQSVASQQDRLLPAVSTAWGSSCTDLSPTCEDGASVPLRLHVSEAQGSGTYPRLTGRGGQRRRSPSHSPANGRADHEPLDLSQGNPFHRCMYCPFVTSVGELMSLHLQVHHGRRSRRKGGYIRGRPRPVLSPEPQGPSLSDSPEPCDSTE is encoded by the exons ATGAGGCCAATTGAGAGCATTGCTCATATTCTTTTGTTACAG GAGACCGAGCAATCACCGCTCCCTTTGGAAGAGATAATACCATATACCTTAGCAATGGACTCTATCCCTCCCCATCTCTGCCATTCCTCTCCAAAGAGTTCAACCTCGTCTCCTGTGAGCCCTTTGCCTTTGCCACAAGTGATGCCTCAGCTAGCAAATAGACCACCTGCATCCCCACCACCGCCATTGTCTCCTGTTCACATATCTCCCCCTCCTGCTTCTAATTCTCCCACTCCCACTGCCTCTTTACCTCACGTGACTTGTCTTTCCCTTTCCACTCACAGTTCATCTCCTCTTGCCCCCATAAGCCCTCCTGCTGCATCTCTTCCTCTTTCACCTTCAACAGtttctccctctccctctccagTTTCACTTTGCCCAACAACTGACAGTATGTCTGCTCAAAGAGTAACACTCTGTCCTCCTTCTGTATCTCCTTCCCCACCTGTAATCCCTCTCTCTCCACCGCCACCACCTATATCACCCTCAGATGATTTTACTTCTCCTGAGCCTGCCTCACTCTGTCCCCCTGCAGTTTCTCCTGCTCCTTCTCCTCCTGCAACCTCAGTGTCTCCATCTATTCCAACTATGACTCCCTCCCCACAAAATCCAGAATCCTCTCCTATTTTTTCTCTTCCTCCAGCCTCTCCCTCTCCACCGCCATCTTCCCTCTCACCCTCCCGGGCATCCCCATCTCCTAcctctcccctgccttccccttCAGCCCCAGAATCCCTTCTTGGACTGTCTTTTGCTGATGAAGAACTGGATCTTCAGCGTCATTCCAATGGCTTTGCAGATGGAGCAGGCTCAAAGTCACGCCAGTTCCCATGCAACATATGTGGAAAGCAATTCCGTTTTATTAGCATCCTGTCACTTCATGCAAGCACACACAGGGTACGTGGACCCCTCACTCTGGGTCGTGGAGGCCCCAAGACTCAATATGCAGTGAACACCCAGAGGTCTTTGCTACTAGGGCCCCAATGCCAAAAAGATACTCCCTACTCTGTTATCAAAAATTCTACTCCTGAAGATGTAGAGCAGAAAGTTCCTTTATTGACCGTACCTGCTCCTCTCCGCCACCCCTGCCCTTTTTGCAAGGGCAAATTTCGCAAGGCAGCTGAGCTAGAGCGTCACCTGCGCATCCTTCATCGACCTTATAAGTGTCACCTATGTGACTTTGCTGCATCTCAGGAGGGAGAGTTAGTGGgtcatgtggaaaaaaaacatgctgccccccagcagcctaaaccTCTTCCTCCACCGTTGCCTACCCCTGCTCCCTCTCCAGCACTGCCCCCTGCTGAATTCAAGTGTGAGATATGCTCACAGAGTTTCACTCAGTCTTGGTTCTTAAAGGGTCACATGCGGAAGCACAAAGATTCTTTTGACCATCGATGCTCTGTCTGTGGACGATGCTTTAAGGAATCCTGGTTCCTAAAAAATCATATGAAGGTACACCTGGGCAAGATAAAGGGAGTTGGGGGGCAGGATCCGCCTGCTCATCAGCCTCCTCAAAGTGCTCACACAACCACATCTTCGCAATCACCTCCTTCCTCCAGACTTCTTGGGTATCAAAGCTTTTATTCTGGCCTTCTCTTGAGACTTCCACCTCCTGGAGATGCCACGTGTTCCCAGATGCTACAAGCAACTGCCAGGGCAGTTCAGGGAGGAGAAGGTAATCAAGATGGATCTGGAGCAACTGGACGACTTCAAGCATTAGGAGTCATGG ATAAGAATGGATGGAGTGTTAATGCCTCACAGGCTGAGAGATCTCGAGGAACATCAGGTAGAGACTGTCCTTTCTGTGCCAAATCCTTCCGTTCTTCTCACCATCTGAAAGTACATCTTCGTGTACACACAG GCGAGCGTCCCTATAAGTGCCCACACTGCTCTTATGCTGGAACTCAGTCTGGCTCCCTGAAATATCACCTGCAGCGTCATCACAGGGACTCCAAGCTCTCCTCTGGTGTTCCCCTGAGATCGAAAAGCATTCAGTCGGTTGCTTCACAGCAGGACAGACTTCTGCCAGCAGTGTCCACTGCCTGGGGGAGTTCCTGCACTGATCTTTCTCCCACCTGTGAGGATGGAGCATCTGTTCCTCTACGCCTACACGTGTCTGAGGCACAGGGTTCTGGTACATATCCCCGCTTAACTGGGAGAGGAGGGCAGAGGAGAAGAAGTCCTTCACATTCCCCTGCTAATGGGAGAGCAGACCATGAGCCTCTGGATTTGTCCCAAGGAAATCCTTTCCACCGATGCATGTACTGTCCTTTTGTGACTTCAGTGGGAGAGTTGATGAGTCTCCATCTCCAAGTTCATCATGGGAGGAGATCTCGTAGGAAGGGAGGTTACATTAGAGGGAGGCCTAGGCCTGTGCTATCACCTGAACCTCAAGGTCCTAGTCTGAGTGATAGCCCAGAACCCTGTGATAGCACTGAGTGA
- the znf219.L gene encoding zinc finger protein 219 isoform X1 — protein MRPIESIAHILLLQETKVFCFRCVYGRRQADRYQQKTCISIGWSAGQETEQSPLPLEEIIPYTLAMDSIPPHLCHSSPKSSTSSPVSPLPLPQVMPQLANRPPASPPPPLSPVHISPPPASNSPTPTASLPHVTCLSLSTHSSSPLAPISPPAASLPLSPSTVSPSPSPVSLCPTTDSMSAQRVTLCPPSVSPSPPVIPLSPPPPPISPSDDFTSPEPASLCPPAVSPAPSPPATSVSPSIPTMTPSPQNPESSPIFSLPPASPSPPPSSLSPSRASPSPTSPLPSPSAPESLLGLSFADEELDLQRHSNGFADGAGSKSRQFPCNICGKQFRFISILSLHASTHRVRGPLTLGRGGPKTQYAVNTQRSLLLGPQCQKDTPYSVIKNSTPEDVEQKVPLLTVPAPLRHPCPFCKGKFRKAAELERHLRILHRPYKCHLCDFAASQEGELVGHVEKKHAAPQQPKPLPPPLPTPAPSPALPPAEFKCEICSQSFTQSWFLKGHMRKHKDSFDHRCSVCGRCFKESWFLKNHMKVHLGKIKGVGGQDPPAHQPPQSAHTTTSSQSPPSSRLLGYQSFYSGLLLRLPPPGDATCSQMLQATARAVQGGEGNQDGSGATGRLQALGVMDKNGWSVNASQAERSRGTSGRDCPFCAKSFRSSHHLKVHLRVHTGERPYKCPHCSYAGTQSGSLKYHLQRHHRDSKLSSGVPLRSKSIQSVASQQDRLLPAVSTAWGSSCTDLSPTCEDGASVPLRLHVSEAQGSGTYPRLTGRGGQRRRSPSHSPANGRADHEPLDLSQGNPFHRCMYCPFVTSVGELMSLHLQVHHGRRSRRKGGYIRGRPRPVLSPEPQGPSLSDSPEPCDSTE, from the exons ATGAGGCCAATTGAGAGCATTGCTCATATTCTTTTGTTACAG gaaacaaaagttttttgttttcgctgcgtgtatggcaggagacaagctGACCGATATCAGCAAAAGACTTGTATATCGATCGGATGGTCGGCTGGGCAG GAGACCGAGCAATCACCGCTCCCTTTGGAAGAGATAATACCATATACCTTAGCAATGGACTCTATCCCTCCCCATCTCTGCCATTCCTCTCCAAAGAGTTCAACCTCGTCTCCTGTGAGCCCTTTGCCTTTGCCACAAGTGATGCCTCAGCTAGCAAATAGACCACCTGCATCCCCACCACCGCCATTGTCTCCTGTTCACATATCTCCCCCTCCTGCTTCTAATTCTCCCACTCCCACTGCCTCTTTACCTCACGTGACTTGTCTTTCCCTTTCCACTCACAGTTCATCTCCTCTTGCCCCCATAAGCCCTCCTGCTGCATCTCTTCCTCTTTCACCTTCAACAGtttctccctctccctctccagTTTCACTTTGCCCAACAACTGACAGTATGTCTGCTCAAAGAGTAACACTCTGTCCTCCTTCTGTATCTCCTTCCCCACCTGTAATCCCTCTCTCTCCACCGCCACCACCTATATCACCCTCAGATGATTTTACTTCTCCTGAGCCTGCCTCACTCTGTCCCCCTGCAGTTTCTCCTGCTCCTTCTCCTCCTGCAACCTCAGTGTCTCCATCTATTCCAACTATGACTCCCTCCCCACAAAATCCAGAATCCTCTCCTATTTTTTCTCTTCCTCCAGCCTCTCCCTCTCCACCGCCATCTTCCCTCTCACCCTCCCGGGCATCCCCATCTCCTAcctctcccctgccttccccttCAGCCCCAGAATCCCTTCTTGGACTGTCTTTTGCTGATGAAGAACTGGATCTTCAGCGTCATTCCAATGGCTTTGCAGATGGAGCAGGCTCAAAGTCACGCCAGTTCCCATGCAACATATGTGGAAAGCAATTCCGTTTTATTAGCATCCTGTCACTTCATGCAAGCACACACAGGGTACGTGGACCCCTCACTCTGGGTCGTGGAGGCCCCAAGACTCAATATGCAGTGAACACCCAGAGGTCTTTGCTACTAGGGCCCCAATGCCAAAAAGATACTCCCTACTCTGTTATCAAAAATTCTACTCCTGAAGATGTAGAGCAGAAAGTTCCTTTATTGACCGTACCTGCTCCTCTCCGCCACCCCTGCCCTTTTTGCAAGGGCAAATTTCGCAAGGCAGCTGAGCTAGAGCGTCACCTGCGCATCCTTCATCGACCTTATAAGTGTCACCTATGTGACTTTGCTGCATCTCAGGAGGGAGAGTTAGTGGgtcatgtggaaaaaaaacatgctgccccccagcagcctaaaccTCTTCCTCCACCGTTGCCTACCCCTGCTCCCTCTCCAGCACTGCCCCCTGCTGAATTCAAGTGTGAGATATGCTCACAGAGTTTCACTCAGTCTTGGTTCTTAAAGGGTCACATGCGGAAGCACAAAGATTCTTTTGACCATCGATGCTCTGTCTGTGGACGATGCTTTAAGGAATCCTGGTTCCTAAAAAATCATATGAAGGTACACCTGGGCAAGATAAAGGGAGTTGGGGGGCAGGATCCGCCTGCTCATCAGCCTCCTCAAAGTGCTCACACAACCACATCTTCGCAATCACCTCCTTCCTCCAGACTTCTTGGGTATCAAAGCTTTTATTCTGGCCTTCTCTTGAGACTTCCACCTCCTGGAGATGCCACGTGTTCCCAGATGCTACAAGCAACTGCCAGGGCAGTTCAGGGAGGAGAAGGTAATCAAGATGGATCTGGAGCAACTGGACGACTTCAAGCATTAGGAGTCATGG ATAAGAATGGATGGAGTGTTAATGCCTCACAGGCTGAGAGATCTCGAGGAACATCAGGTAGAGACTGTCCTTTCTGTGCCAAATCCTTCCGTTCTTCTCACCATCTGAAAGTACATCTTCGTGTACACACAG GCGAGCGTCCCTATAAGTGCCCACACTGCTCTTATGCTGGAACTCAGTCTGGCTCCCTGAAATATCACCTGCAGCGTCATCACAGGGACTCCAAGCTCTCCTCTGGTGTTCCCCTGAGATCGAAAAGCATTCAGTCGGTTGCTTCACAGCAGGACAGACTTCTGCCAGCAGTGTCCACTGCCTGGGGGAGTTCCTGCACTGATCTTTCTCCCACCTGTGAGGATGGAGCATCTGTTCCTCTACGCCTACACGTGTCTGAGGCACAGGGTTCTGGTACATATCCCCGCTTAACTGGGAGAGGAGGGCAGAGGAGAAGAAGTCCTTCACATTCCCCTGCTAATGGGAGAGCAGACCATGAGCCTCTGGATTTGTCCCAAGGAAATCCTTTCCACCGATGCATGTACTGTCCTTTTGTGACTTCAGTGGGAGAGTTGATGAGTCTCCATCTCCAAGTTCATCATGGGAGGAGATCTCGTAGGAAGGGAGGTTACATTAGAGGGAGGCCTAGGCCTGTGCTATCACCTGAACCTCAAGGTCCTAGTCTGAGTGATAGCCCAGAACCCTGTGATAGCACTGAGTGA
- the znf219.L gene encoding zinc finger protein 219 isoform X3: MDSIPPHLCHSSPKSSTSSPVSPLPLPQVMPQLANRPPASPPPPLSPVHISPPPASNSPTPTASLPHVTCLSLSTHSSSPLAPISPPAASLPLSPSTVSPSPSPVSLCPTTDSMSAQRVTLCPPSVSPSPPVIPLSPPPPPISPSDDFTSPEPASLCPPAVSPAPSPPATSVSPSIPTMTPSPQNPESSPIFSLPPASPSPPPSSLSPSRASPSPTSPLPSPSAPESLLGLSFADEELDLQRHSNGFADGAGSKSRQFPCNICGKQFRFISILSLHASTHRVRGPLTLGRGGPKTQYAVNTQRSLLLGPQCQKDTPYSVIKNSTPEDVEQKVPLLTVPAPLRHPCPFCKGKFRKAAELERHLRILHRPYKCHLCDFAASQEGELVGHVEKKHAAPQQPKPLPPPLPTPAPSPALPPAEFKCEICSQSFTQSWFLKGHMRKHKDSFDHRCSVCGRCFKESWFLKNHMKVHLGKIKGVGGQDPPAHQPPQSAHTTTSSQSPPSSRLLGYQSFYSGLLLRLPPPGDATCSQMLQATARAVQGGEGNQDGSGATGRLQALGVMDKNGWSVNASQAERSRGTSGRDCPFCAKSFRSSHHLKVHLRVHTGERPYKCPHCSYAGTQSGSLKYHLQRHHRDSKLSSGVPLRSKSIQSVASQQDRLLPAVSTAWGSSCTDLSPTCEDGASVPLRLHVSEAQGSGTYPRLTGRGGQRRRSPSHSPANGRADHEPLDLSQGNPFHRCMYCPFVTSVGELMSLHLQVHHGRRSRRKGGYIRGRPRPVLSPEPQGPSLSDSPEPCDSTE; encoded by the exons ATGGACTCTATCCCTCCCCATCTCTGCCATTCCTCTCCAAAGAGTTCAACCTCGTCTCCTGTGAGCCCTTTGCCTTTGCCACAAGTGATGCCTCAGCTAGCAAATAGACCACCTGCATCCCCACCACCGCCATTGTCTCCTGTTCACATATCTCCCCCTCCTGCTTCTAATTCTCCCACTCCCACTGCCTCTTTACCTCACGTGACTTGTCTTTCCCTTTCCACTCACAGTTCATCTCCTCTTGCCCCCATAAGCCCTCCTGCTGCATCTCTTCCTCTTTCACCTTCAACAGtttctccctctccctctccagTTTCACTTTGCCCAACAACTGACAGTATGTCTGCTCAAAGAGTAACACTCTGTCCTCCTTCTGTATCTCCTTCCCCACCTGTAATCCCTCTCTCTCCACCGCCACCACCTATATCACCCTCAGATGATTTTACTTCTCCTGAGCCTGCCTCACTCTGTCCCCCTGCAGTTTCTCCTGCTCCTTCTCCTCCTGCAACCTCAGTGTCTCCATCTATTCCAACTATGACTCCCTCCCCACAAAATCCAGAATCCTCTCCTATTTTTTCTCTTCCTCCAGCCTCTCCCTCTCCACCGCCATCTTCCCTCTCACCCTCCCGGGCATCCCCATCTCCTAcctctcccctgccttccccttCAGCCCCAGAATCCCTTCTTGGACTGTCTTTTGCTGATGAAGAACTGGATCTTCAGCGTCATTCCAATGGCTTTGCAGATGGAGCAGGCTCAAAGTCACGCCAGTTCCCATGCAACATATGTGGAAAGCAATTCCGTTTTATTAGCATCCTGTCACTTCATGCAAGCACACACAGGGTACGTGGACCCCTCACTCTGGGTCGTGGAGGCCCCAAGACTCAATATGCAGTGAACACCCAGAGGTCTTTGCTACTAGGGCCCCAATGCCAAAAAGATACTCCCTACTCTGTTATCAAAAATTCTACTCCTGAAGATGTAGAGCAGAAAGTTCCTTTATTGACCGTACCTGCTCCTCTCCGCCACCCCTGCCCTTTTTGCAAGGGCAAATTTCGCAAGGCAGCTGAGCTAGAGCGTCACCTGCGCATCCTTCATCGACCTTATAAGTGTCACCTATGTGACTTTGCTGCATCTCAGGAGGGAGAGTTAGTGGgtcatgtggaaaaaaaacatgctgccccccagcagcctaaaccTCTTCCTCCACCGTTGCCTACCCCTGCTCCCTCTCCAGCACTGCCCCCTGCTGAATTCAAGTGTGAGATATGCTCACAGAGTTTCACTCAGTCTTGGTTCTTAAAGGGTCACATGCGGAAGCACAAAGATTCTTTTGACCATCGATGCTCTGTCTGTGGACGATGCTTTAAGGAATCCTGGTTCCTAAAAAATCATATGAAGGTACACCTGGGCAAGATAAAGGGAGTTGGGGGGCAGGATCCGCCTGCTCATCAGCCTCCTCAAAGTGCTCACACAACCACATCTTCGCAATCACCTCCTTCCTCCAGACTTCTTGGGTATCAAAGCTTTTATTCTGGCCTTCTCTTGAGACTTCCACCTCCTGGAGATGCCACGTGTTCCCAGATGCTACAAGCAACTGCCAGGGCAGTTCAGGGAGGAGAAGGTAATCAAGATGGATCTGGAGCAACTGGACGACTTCAAGCATTAGGAGTCATGG ATAAGAATGGATGGAGTGTTAATGCCTCACAGGCTGAGAGATCTCGAGGAACATCAGGTAGAGACTGTCCTTTCTGTGCCAAATCCTTCCGTTCTTCTCACCATCTGAAAGTACATCTTCGTGTACACACAG GCGAGCGTCCCTATAAGTGCCCACACTGCTCTTATGCTGGAACTCAGTCTGGCTCCCTGAAATATCACCTGCAGCGTCATCACAGGGACTCCAAGCTCTCCTCTGGTGTTCCCCTGAGATCGAAAAGCATTCAGTCGGTTGCTTCACAGCAGGACAGACTTCTGCCAGCAGTGTCCACTGCCTGGGGGAGTTCCTGCACTGATCTTTCTCCCACCTGTGAGGATGGAGCATCTGTTCCTCTACGCCTACACGTGTCTGAGGCACAGGGTTCTGGTACATATCCCCGCTTAACTGGGAGAGGAGGGCAGAGGAGAAGAAGTCCTTCACATTCCCCTGCTAATGGGAGAGCAGACCATGAGCCTCTGGATTTGTCCCAAGGAAATCCTTTCCACCGATGCATGTACTGTCCTTTTGTGACTTCAGTGGGAGAGTTGATGAGTCTCCATCTCCAAGTTCATCATGGGAGGAGATCTCGTAGGAAGGGAGGTTACATTAGAGGGAGGCCTAGGCCTGTGCTATCACCTGAACCTCAAGGTCCTAGTCTGAGTGATAGCCCAGAACCCTGTGATAGCACTGAGTGA